The proteins below are encoded in one region of Silene latifolia isolate original U9 population chromosome 2, ASM4854445v1, whole genome shotgun sequence:
- the LOC141642260 gene encoding 28 kDa ribonucleoprotein, chloroplastic-like, translating to MSATAMAAVGPSLFTHKTTTTSSTTNQLRLHSSLTYIHLRHHFFKPISISSPSRHLALITPAAVAEEEAVLETAAETETETETETEKKQEEEKEEGDEICTKLYFGNLPYHCDSAQLAGIVEQYANPELIEVLYNRDTGRSRGFAFVTMSSVEDCNAIIENLDESEYGGRYLRVNFADKPRKREPLFPETEHKLFIGNLSWSVTSDSLYQAFRAYGDIVGARVLYDGETGKSRGYGFVCYATRSEMENALASLNGMELEGRAIRVSMAEGKKL from the exons ATGTCAGCCACCGCCATGGCCGCAGTGGGACCCTCACTATTCACCCACAAAACCACCACCACGTCATCAACTACAAACCAATTGAGATTACATTCTTCCCTTACGTACATTCACCTTAGACATCACTTTTTCAAACCAATTTCTATTTCTTCACCGTCCCGCCATTTGGCGTTGATCACCCCCGCCGCTGTTGCGGAGGAGGAAGCGGTATTGGAGACAGCGGCAGAGACGGAGACAGAGACGGAAACGGAGACGGAGAAGAAGCAGgaagaggagaaggaggagggtGATGAAATATGTACAAAATTGTACTTTGGGAATTTGCCATATCATTGTGATAGTGCTCAACTTGCTGGTATTGTTGAGCAGTATGCTAATCCTGAATTAATTGAG GTTCTCTACAATAGAGATACCGGAAGAAGCAGAGGATTTGCATTCGTGACCATGAGCAGTGTTGAGGATTGCAATGCTATTATTGAAAACCTAGACGAAAGT GAATATGGTGGCCGATATCTGAGAGTGAATTTTGCAGACAAGCCTAGAAAGAGAGAGCCCTTATTCCCTGAAACTGAGCACAAGCTGTTTATTGGCAACTTGTCATGGTCTGTAACCTCCGACAGCCTCTACCAAGCTTTTCGAGCATATGGGGATATTGTTGGAGCTAGGGTGTTGTATGATGGTGAGACGGGAAAATCGCGGGGTTATGGTTTTGTTTGTTATGCAACCAGATCAGAGATGGAAAACGCTCTTGCCTCTCTTAATGGAATG GAATTAGAAGGCCGAGCTATACGAGTAAGCATGGCAGAAGGAAAGAAATTATAG